The nucleotide window GCAGCGCGTCAAGGTTTGCGGCGAGTTCCTGGGCTTGGGGATTCAAGGCTGGCATTGCGTGGCAATCGTCGAGGGCAAATCGGGAGGAAAGGGATACTGGCCGCACCGATGGCGCGCGCTGCGGGCCGCGCCTGGGGCGGCGCCGGCGCCACGGCTCGCGGTCGGGGCCAGGCTGCCGGTTATTATATGGGGCTACGAGATTTTCGGCCGGCGCCGGTGGTCCGCGGCGGCATGCAAGGCCGCCGGCGTTACCGGCGGCTGGTCCCCATACTGATACATGAAACGTTTATTCCTCAGCCTCGGGCTTGCCGTGCTGGTGTTCGCGCTGGCGGCCGCGGGTGCGTTCGCGTGGTGGGCCAATCACCCGGTGTCGCTGGCCAAGTCGCCGGTGGAAGTGGTGATCAAGCCCAATTCCGGCGTGGCCAGCGTCGGCCGCCAGATCCAGCGGGGCGGCGTGGGCATGGACCCGCGGCTGTTCGTGCTGCTGGCGCGGCTGACCGGCCGTGGCGCCGACCTGAAGGCCGGCGGCTATGCCTTCGAAACCGGCGCCACGCCGCTGTCTATCCTTGGCAAGGTGGCTCGCGGCGAGGTCACGCACTATGTGGTCACGGTGATCGAGGGCTGGGAATTCCGCAAGATGCGCGCCGCGGTCAATGCCAGCCCGGCGCTGCGCCACGACACCCGCGGCATGTCCGACGCTGAGCTGATGCAAGCCATCGGCGCGGCCGAGACTTCGCCCGAAGGGCTGTTCTTTCCCGATACCTACCTGTTCGCGCGCGGCAGCAGCGATATCGAGCTGTACAGGCACGCCTACCGCGCCATGCAGCGCCGCCTGAACGAAGCCTGGAACGCGCGCTCGCCCGGCCTGCCGTACAAGACCCCGTACGAGGCGCTGGTGATGGCGTCGATCGTCGAGAAGGAAACCGGCCAGGCCGCCGAGCGCCCGATGATCGCCGCGGTGTTCATCAACCGGCTGAAGAAGAACATGCTGCTGCAGACCGACCCGACCGTGATCTACGGCCTGGGCGAGGCCTTCGACGGCGACCTGCGCAAGCGCGACCTGCAGGCCGACACCCCGTACAATACCTACACCCGCACCGGCCTGCCGCCCACGCCCATCGCGCTGCCGGGGCTGGCCTCGCTGGCGGCGGCGACCACGCCGGCGCCGTCCGACGCGCTGTACTTCGTCGCCCGCGGCGACGGCAGCAGCCATTTCTCCAACTCGCTACCCGAACACAACCGCGCGGTCGACAAGTACCAGCGCGGCAAATAGGCATTCCATGCGCGGAAAATTCATTACCTTCGAGGGCATCGACGGCGCCGGCAAGAGCACCCATATCGACTGGGTGGCCGACCGCCTGCGCGCGCGCGCCGACATCGCCGGTGTCGTCACCACGCGCGAGCCCGGCGGCACGTCGCTGGGCGAAGACCTGCGCCAGATCCTGCTGCACCGCAAGATGCACCTGGAAACCGAGGCGCTGCTGATGTTCGCGGCGCGGCGCGAGCATATCGCCGAAGTCATCGCGCCGGCGCTGGAGCGCGGCAAGTGGGTCATTTCCGACCGCTTTACCGATGCCACCTTCGCCTACCAGGGCGGCGGCAGGGGGCTGGCCACCGGCCGGCTGGAAGTGCTGGAAAGCTGGGTCCAAGGCGGCCTGCAGCCGGACCTGACGCTGTTGTTCGACGTGCCGCTGGAAACCGCCAGCGCGCGCCTGGCGAATGCGCGCACGCCCGACAAGTTCGAGGCCGAGTCACGCGCCTTCTTCCAGCGCACCCGCGACGAATACCTGCGCCGCGCGGCGCAGTCGCCGCAGCGCTTCCGCGTCATCGACGCCACGCGCAGCATTGCCGATATTCGCGACGAACTTGAGAAGATCCTCACAACTATTTGATTTCCCGGCGCTTTATCCGGTGTGACGGCAATCTTCAGCCAGCACTCGAAGTTGGACCGCTAACCTACTGATTTCCATGCTATATCCCTGGCAGAACGAAGACTGGCAACGGCTTGGCGCGCTGCGCGGGCGGCTGCCGCATGCCTTGCTGATCCACGGACAGCAGGGCATCGGCAAGCGCGACCTGGCGCTGCATTTCGCCCAGGGGCTGCTGTGCGAGGCGCCGCTGGCGGACGGCCAGCCCTGCGGCCAGTGCGCCGCCTGCCACTGGTTCAGCCAGGGCAACCACCCGGACTTCACCGTGGTGCGGCCCGAGGCCCTCGACGCCTCGGCCGAGGCGGAAACCGACGAAGGCGGCAAGAAGAAGGCGCCCAGCAAGATCATCCGCATGGAGCAGGTGCGCGCGCTGATCGAGGCCGTGGGCGTGGGCACGCACCGGGCCGGGCTGCGCGTGGTGGTGGTGTATCCGCTCGATGCGCTGCAGACCGAGGGCGCCAATGCCTTGCTGAAGACGCTGGAAGAACCGCCACCTTCCACCGTGTTCCTGCTGGTCACCGACCGGCTGGACCGCATCCTGCCCACCATCCTGTCGCGCTGCCGCCAGTTTTCGGCGCAGCGCCCGACGCCCGAGGCCGCGCTGGCGTGGCTGCGCGGGCAGGGCGTGGCCGATGCCGAGGCCCAGCTGGCGCTGGCCGGCGGCTCGCCGCTGACCGCGCTGCATGCCGCCGAGGCCGAGGAGCAGCCGCTGCAGCGCTGGCTGGTCGGCCAGCTCGGCGCCGCGGCCGCCTTCGACGCCGCCGCGGCGGCCGAGCAACTGCAGAAGCTGCCGGTGCCCGCCGTGCTTGGCATCCTGCAGCGCTGGACGTACGATCTGCTGGCGCTGCGCCTGGACGGCGGCGCCGCGCCGCGCTACTTCCCCAGGGAACGCGCCGCGCTGGCGCGCTGCGCCGGCGCCACCGATGCGCACGGCCTGCAGGCGTTTGCCGCGCGCCTGAATGCACACCGCCGCAGCGAGAACCATCCGCTGGCGGCCAGGCTGGTGATGGAAGCCGTATTTCTGGAGTACCGGCAGCTGTTCCGCTAGCGCGGCAGCGGCCGGACCCGAACCATAACAACAAGCAGCAACGTCATTGTCAGGGGGTCAACCATGAACACGGCAGTCGCCGGCCCTGCGCCGGCCGAGGCGGGGGGATTTGGCAACGGATCGGGCAACGCAGCGGGCAGCGGATCGGGCAGCGGATCGGGCAGCGGCGCCGCATCGCGCCCCAATGTGCTGTCGCTGTCGATCAAGGACCAGGCCGGGCTGTACGCGGCCTATATGCCGTTCCTGGCGCGCGGCGGCATCTTCGTGCCGTCGAACCGCCCGTTCCGGCTGGGCGAGCAGGTGTTCCTGGTCTTGTCGCTGCTGGACCGGCCGCAGAAGTACCAGATCGCCGGCCACGTGGCCTGGATTACCCCCGCGGGCACGCCGATGAAGACCCCCGGCATCGGCGTGCACCTGCCCGACGACGATAACGGACGCAACCTGCGCCGCGCGGTGGAGGAAATCCTGGGCAAGACGCTGGAGTCGGGGCGCCCCACCCAAACCTTATGAACGCTGTGAGAGATCGCTCGCAGCCTTTTGATTTTCAATGAATTTCTCGCTACGTATTGCCGAGCCCCGCGACCTGCCGGGCATCGTCGCCATCTACAACAGCACCGTGCCGTCGCGCATGGTCACGGCCGACACCGAGCCGGTCACCGTGGCCTCGCGCCAGGCCTGGTTCGACGCCCACCAGCCCGGGCGCCGTCCGCTGTGGGTGTGCGAGGACGCCGACGGCAGCATGGCCGGCTGGATGAGCTTTTCTGATTTTTACGGGCGTCCGGCCTATGGCGCCACCGCCGAGGTATCGATCTACCTGGACCAACGCAGCCGCGGCCAGGGGCTGGGGCGCTACCTGCTGCAGCAGGCCATCGAGCACGCGCCCCGGGTCGGCGTGAACACGCTGCTCGGCTTTATCTTCGGCCACAACGCGCCCAGCCTGGGCCTGTTCGCGGCGCTGGGCTTCACGCGCTGGGGCGACCTGCCGCGCGTCGCCGTGCTCGATGGCGTCGAGCGCGACCTGATCATCGTCGGCCGCCGCGTCGACCCCGCTTGAGCGCAACCCGAGCCGCACCAGAGATTCCCATGTTTGTCGATTCCCACTGCCATATCGATTTCCCCGAACTGGCCGCGCGCCTGCCGGAGCTGCTGGACAATATGCGCGCCAACCAGGTCACGCATGCGCTGTGCATCTCGGTCACGCTGGAAGACTTCCCGCGCGTGCTGGCGCTGGCCGAGCAGCATCCCAACCTGTACGCGTCGGTCGGCGTTCATCCTGACTACGAAGAGGGCGAAGACCCGACGCTGGAGCGGCTGGTGGCGCTGTCCGCGCACCCGCGCGTGGTCGGCACCGGCGAGACCGGGCTGGACTACTACCGGCTCAACGGCCGCAGCATCGCCGACATGGAGTGGCAGCGCGAACGCTTCCGCACCCATATCCGCTCCGCGCGCCAGACCGGCAAGCCGCTGATCATCCATACCCGCTCGTCCGCCGATGACACGCTGCGCCTGATGCGCGAGGAAAACGCCGGCGAAGCCGGCGGCGTGATGCACTGCTTCACCGAAACCTGGGACGTCGCCCGCCAGGCGCTGGACCAGGGCTTCCATATCTCGTTTTCCGGCATCGTCACCTTCAAGAGCGCGGCGGACCTGCAGGAAACCGCGCGCAAGGTGCCGCTGGAGCGCATGCTGATCGAGACCGATTCGCCCTACCTGGCGCCGGTGCCGTACCGCGGCAAGACCAACGAGCCGGCCTGGGTGCGCCATGTGGGCGAGTTCATCGCGCAGTTGCGCGGCGTGCCGGTGGAACAGGTCGCGGAACAGACGACGGAAAATTTCTTCAACCTATTCAAGCACATTGACAGGAAATCTCATGTTTGACATGAAGTTTGTCCGCCGTGCCGCCGGCGCTGTCGCGCTGGCCGCCGCCGCCCTCGCGCAGGCCGCCCCGGCCGACGACATGCGCAAGGCGGTGGAATTCGACGACGCCAATACCGTCAAGAAGCTGCTGGCCAGGGGCGTCGACCCCAACGTGGTCGACAGCCGCGGCAACCCGGCGCTGGTGCTGGCGCTGCGCGAGAAATCGCTGAAGGCAGCCACGGTGCTGATCCGCGCAAAGGACATCGATTTCGACAAGGCCAACCCGGCCGGCGAAACCCCGCTGATGATGGCCGCGCTGCAGGGCCAGCTCGACATGGTCAAGCTGATGGTCGACGACATGGAGGCCGAGATCAACAAGACCGGCTGGACTCCGCTGCACTATGCCGCCACCAACGGCCACAACGACGTGGTCAAGTACCTGGTCGACCATGCCGCGTATATCGACGCCGAAAGCCCCAACGGCACCACGCCGCTGATGATGGCCGCGCGCGGCGGCCATATCGAGACCGTCAAGCTGCTGCTCGACGAAGGCGCCGACATGCGCCTGAAGAACCAGCAGGGCATGACCGCGATCGACTTTGCCGAGCGCTACAACCAGGCCGAGATCGCCAGCGGGCTCAAGTCGCGCTGGCAGAAGCTGTATCCGCAGGCCCCGATCGTGCCGGCGCCGCCGCTGAAGCCGCCCGTCGCCGAGCCCGGCGGCCAGCGCCCCGCGGCGCCGCAGGGCAAGGGCTGGTAAGCCGGCCCGGCGCCGATGGCGATTGGCTCGCGCCTGCGCCAGTGGGCGCGCGCGCTCAAGGGCAGCCTGCTGACGCTGTGGTTCTGCAGCCGCCATCCCGCCACGCCGTGGGCGGCGCGGCTGCTGGGCGCGCTGGTGGTGGCCTACGCCTTCAGTCCGATCGACCTGATCCCGGATTTCGTTCCGGTGCTGGGCTATCTCGATGACGTGCTGCTGGTGCCGGCGGGCATCTGGCTGACGCTGCGGATGATTCCCGCCGCGGTGAAGGACGAATGCCGCGGCCGCGCCGAGGCCTGGCAGGCTGCCCATGCGCAGCGGCCGCGCCATCGCGCGGCCGCCGTGGTCATCGTGCTGGTGTGGGTGGTGCTGGCCTGGCTGGCGTGGCGCTGGCTGGCGCCGTACTGGGCCAGGCGCTAGGCGTCGTCGGCCAGCCGCACGCCGGTGAACTGCCAGCGCTGGTGCGGATAGAAAAAGTTGCGGTAGGTCGCGCGGATATGCGATTCGGGGGTGACGCACGACCCGCCGCGCAGCACCATCTGGCCGCTCATGAACTTGCCGTTGTACTCGCCCACCGCGCCCGCGTTGGGGCGGAAGCCCGGATAGGGCAGGAAGGCACTGGCGGTCCATTCCCACACGTCGCCGAACATCTGGCGCAGCACGCCGGCGGTGCTCTGCCGGTCCGGCAGCGGCCGCAGCGCGCGCCCTTCGACAAAATTCCCGGTGGCGGGCAGGCGGCTGGCCGCATGCTCCCATTCCGCCTCGGTCGGCAGCCGGCGCTCGGCCCAGCGCGCGAACGCGTCGGCCTCGTAGAAGCTGACGTGGGTCACCGGGCTGTCCGGGTCCACCGGATGCATGCCGCGCAGCGTCATCTGCCACCAGGTGCCGTCGCGCTCTTCCCAGTAGAGCGGCGCCTGGATGCCTTGCTCGCCCACCCAGCGCCAGCCGTCGGACAGCCACAGCCCGGTGCTCTGGTAGCCGCCGTCCTCGATGAACTCGAACCATTGGCGGTTGGTTACCGGGTGCGAGCACAGCGTGAACGGCGCCAGGTAGACCTTGTGGCGCGGCCCTTCGCAGTCAAAGGCAAAGGCGTCGCCGCGGTGGCCGATCTCGACCAGCCCGCCGTCGAAGCCGATCCAGTCCGGCGCCGGGCGCGGGTCGGCAATCACGGGGGTGTTCAGTTCCGGGGCGAAGGCGGGGCGCAGCGGGTTCTGCGCGAACAGGTGCAGCACGTCGGTCAGCAGCAGTTCCTGGTGCTGCTGTTCATGCTGCAGGCCGAGCGTGATCAGCGCGGCCTCGTCATCGGTCTGCGCGCTGCCCAGCAGCGCCAGCATGGCTTCGTCGACGGCCTCGCGGTAGGCCAGCACTTCGTCCAGCGACGGGCGCGTCAGCAGCCCGCGCTGCGGCCGCGGATGGCGTGCGCCGACGGCTTCATAGTAGGAGTTGAAGAGGTAGCGGTAGGCCGGGTCCACCGGCTCGTAGTCCGGCAGGCGCGCGGCCAGCACGAATTCCTCGAAGAACCACGTGGTGTGCGCCAGGTGCCATTTTGCCGGGCTGGCGTCGTCCATCGACTGCACGGTGGCATCGGCATCGGACAGGTCGGCCACCAGGGTCTCGGTGGCGGCGCGTACATGCCGGTACTGCGAAAGCAGGGCGGGTTCGTGCGACGGATGGAGGGCGGCTCCTGGCAACAGGGCTGAAGTCATGCGGGCTCCCGGGTTGGATCGGTCGATGACTGCAGGCGGTGCGCCGCCACGGGCAAGCGCCCGCGCCGCGCGCCGCCCATGGCACGCGGGGCGCCGTAGCGCCCCGAACCATCATAGACCCGATCCGGCGCCGGGGCGAGCCGGCGCCGTCCTACAGCGCCGGCCCGGCGCCGACGCTTCAGGCCGCCAGGCGGCTGGCGTCGTTCAGCGCCGCGATCTCGGTGCGGGCGCTGGCCAGCGCGGCTTCGCGGAACTGCGGGCCCATCGCCACGCCGTGGGCGCGCACGTAGGTGATGTCGGTGATGCCCAGGAAGCGGAACACCACGTCGACGGTCTTTTCGTGCAGGTCCAGCTCATTGGCGTCCTGGCGCACCCCGCCGCGCGACGACACCACGATCACGCGCTTGCCGCCGGCCAGGCCCACCGGGCCGTTCTCGGTGTACTTGAAGGTGCGGCCGGCCTGCGCGATGCGGTCGATCCAGGCCTTGAGCTGGCTGGGGATGCTGAAGTTGTACTGCGGCACGCCCACCACCAGCACGTCGGCGGCCAGGAATTCGGCCAGCCACTGCTCGGTGCGCTGCAGCTCGGCTTGCTGCACGGCGTTGAGGCCGTCCTTGGGGCCGCCCAGCACCGGCAGCAGGTTGCCGGACAGGTGCGCCGGCGCATCCTGGTCCAGGTCGCGCACGGTCACGGTGGCGGCGGGGTTGGCGGCGACCAGGTCGGCCACCACGCTGGCGGTCAGGCTGCGCGAAACGGAGTTGTCGCCGAGGACGCTGGAATCGATCTGCAGGATGTTCATGTCTTTCTCCACAAGGGTGTGCGGTTGCGATGGAGGAAAGATAGCGGCTGGCCATTGGTATCGGTAGTGAGGCAAAATGCAAATGATTGTTCTACCGATGCAACGCCCTGCCGGACGGCATCCCCATTGGGTTGCGCGCCGTCCGGGTGCCTCCGGAGCCATCCATGCAAGACCTCAACGATTTGTCGCTGTTTGCCCAAGTGGTCGAGCACGGCAGTTTTTCCGCGGCCAGCCGTGCCACCGGCGTGCCCAAGTCGCGCCTGAGCCGGCGCATCGCCCAGCTCGAGCGCGACCTGGGCGTGCAGCTGCTGCGCCGGACCACGCGCCAGGTGCGCGTGACCCCGCTGGGCGAATCGTTCTACGAACGCTGCCGCGCCATGCTCAACGAGGCCGAGGCGGCGCGCGAGGTCATCGAGCAGGCCCGCGAGCAGCCCGGCGGCACGCTGCGGGTAAGCTGCCCGATCGCCATCGCCCAGATCCTGCTGGCGCCGGCGATCGGCCATTTCATGCGCGCCAATCCGGCGGTGCGCATCGAGCTGGAAACCACCAACCGGCGCGTCGACGTGATCGGCGAGGGCTTCGACCTGGCGCTGCGCGTGCGCGAGGTGATGGAAGACTCCAGCCTGGCGGTGCGCACCTTCGGCGAAAGCGAGCTGATGCTGGTGGCGAGCCCCTCGCTGCTCGACAGCATCGGCCGGCCGCGCACGCCGCAGGCGCTGGACGGCATGCCGGGCGTGGGCCAGCAGCCGCACGACGGCAAGCACGCCTGGACCTTGCGCTGCAAGACCGGCGATTCGATCCAGATCGCCTACGACCCGCGCCTGGTCACCGACGAATTTGCCCTGCTGCGCGAGGCCGCCATCGCCGGGGTCGGCGTGGCCATGCTGCCGCGCATGTTCTGCCGCGACGCGCTGGAGAACGGCGAGCTGGAGCTGGCGCTGCCGCAGTACGACATGCCGGTCGGCACGCTGCACGCGGTATTTCCGTCGCGCAAGGGCGTGACCCCGGCGACCCGGCGCTTCCTGGACTTCCTGGGCGAGGTGCTGCCCGAATGCGCGCACAAGGCCGGCATGCAGGAGCCGCGGCCGCCGTCGATGCACCGCGTGGTGTAGCGCTTGCCGGGCCGCACCGGCGCCGCCGTGCGCGCGCATTTGCGGCTTTACGTTCACGCCGCCTCGCACTAAGGTACAGGGGCGAACCGTGCGCGTGAGGGCAAAGGCGCATGGTTCGATAATCTTTCACAGACAACGGCAAGGAGAATGGCCATGGGTGGCTCTCAGGGTTCCCAGGACTTGGGCAAGGCGCTGCTGCGCATCGTGCTTGGCGTGT belongs to Cupriavidus taiwanensis and includes:
- the mltG gene encoding endolytic transglycosylase MltG, which translates into the protein MKRLFLSLGLAVLVFALAAAGAFAWWANHPVSLAKSPVEVVIKPNSGVASVGRQIQRGGVGMDPRLFVLLARLTGRGADLKAGGYAFETGATPLSILGKVARGEVTHYVVTVIEGWEFRKMRAAVNASPALRHDTRGMSDAELMQAIGAAETSPEGLFFPDTYLFARGSSDIELYRHAYRAMQRRLNEAWNARSPGLPYKTPYEALVMASIVEKETGQAAERPMIAAVFINRLKKNMLLQTDPTVIYGLGEAFDGDLRKRDLQADTPYNTYTRTGLPPTPIALPGLASLAAATTPAPSDALYFVARGDGSSHFSNSLPEHNRAVDKYQRGK
- the tmk gene encoding dTMP kinase — encoded protein: MRGKFITFEGIDGAGKSTHIDWVADRLRARADIAGVVTTREPGGTSLGEDLRQILLHRKMHLETEALLMFAARREHIAEVIAPALERGKWVISDRFTDATFAYQGGGRGLATGRLEVLESWVQGGLQPDLTLLFDVPLETASARLANARTPDKFEAESRAFFQRTRDEYLRRAAQSPQRFRVIDATRSIADIRDELEKILTTI
- a CDS encoding DNA polymerase III subunit delta', coding for MLYPWQNEDWQRLGALRGRLPHALLIHGQQGIGKRDLALHFAQGLLCEAPLADGQPCGQCAACHWFSQGNHPDFTVVRPEALDASAEAETDEGGKKKAPSKIIRMEQVRALIEAVGVGTHRAGLRVVVVYPLDALQTEGANALLKTLEEPPPSTVFLLVTDRLDRILPTILSRCRQFSAQRPTPEAALAWLRGQGVADAEAQLALAGGSPLTALHAAEAEEQPLQRWLVGQLGAAAAFDAAAAAEQLQKLPVPAVLGILQRWTYDLLALRLDGGAAPRYFPRERAALARCAGATDAHGLQAFAARLNAHRRSENHPLAARLVMEAVFLEYRQLFR
- a CDS encoding PilZ domain-containing protein; translated protein: MNTAVAGPAPAEAGGFGNGSGNAAGSGSGSGSGSGAASRPNVLSLSIKDQAGLYAAYMPFLARGGIFVPSNRPFRLGEQVFLVLSLLDRPQKYQIAGHVAWITPAGTPMKTPGIGVHLPDDDNGRNLRRAVEEILGKTLESGRPTQTL
- a CDS encoding GNAT family N-acetyltransferase → MNFSLRIAEPRDLPGIVAIYNSTVPSRMVTADTEPVTVASRQAWFDAHQPGRRPLWVCEDADGSMAGWMSFSDFYGRPAYGATAEVSIYLDQRSRGQGLGRYLLQQAIEHAPRVGVNTLLGFIFGHNAPSLGLFAALGFTRWGDLPRVAVLDGVERDLIIVGRRVDPA
- a CDS encoding TatD family hydrolase, with protein sequence MFVDSHCHIDFPELAARLPELLDNMRANQVTHALCISVTLEDFPRVLALAEQHPNLYASVGVHPDYEEGEDPTLERLVALSAHPRVVGTGETGLDYYRLNGRSIADMEWQRERFRTHIRSARQTGKPLIIHTRSSADDTLRLMREENAGEAGGVMHCFTETWDVARQALDQGFHISFSGIVTFKSAADLQETARKVPLERMLIETDSPYLAPVPYRGKTNEPAWVRHVGEFIAQLRGVPVEQVAEQTTENFFNLFKHIDRKSHV
- a CDS encoding ankyrin repeat domain-containing protein; protein product: MFDMKFVRRAAGAVALAAAALAQAAPADDMRKAVEFDDANTVKKLLARGVDPNVVDSRGNPALVLALREKSLKAATVLIRAKDIDFDKANPAGETPLMMAALQGQLDMVKLMVDDMEAEINKTGWTPLHYAATNGHNDVVKYLVDHAAYIDAESPNGTTPLMMAARGGHIETVKLLLDEGADMRLKNQQGMTAIDFAERYNQAEIASGLKSRWQKLYPQAPIVPAPPLKPPVAEPGGQRPAAPQGKGW
- a CDS encoding YkvA family protein; its protein translation is MAIGSRLRQWARALKGSLLTLWFCSRHPATPWAARLLGALVVAYAFSPIDLIPDFVPVLGYLDDVLLVPAGIWLTLRMIPAAVKDECRGRAEAWQAAHAQRPRHRAAAVVIVLVWVVLAWLAWRWLAPYWARR
- the egtB gene encoding ergothioneine biosynthesis protein EgtB; translation: MTSALLPGAALHPSHEPALLSQYRHVRAATETLVADLSDADATVQSMDDASPAKWHLAHTTWFFEEFVLAARLPDYEPVDPAYRYLFNSYYEAVGARHPRPQRGLLTRPSLDEVLAYREAVDEAMLALLGSAQTDDEAALITLGLQHEQQHQELLLTDVLHLFAQNPLRPAFAPELNTPVIADPRPAPDWIGFDGGLVEIGHRGDAFAFDCEGPRHKVYLAPFTLCSHPVTNRQWFEFIEDGGYQSTGLWLSDGWRWVGEQGIQAPLYWEERDGTWWQMTLRGMHPVDPDSPVTHVSFYEADAFARWAERRLPTEAEWEHAASRLPATGNFVEGRALRPLPDRQSTAGVLRQMFGDVWEWTASAFLPYPGFRPNAGAVGEYNGKFMSGQMVLRGGSCVTPESHIRATYRNFFYPHQRWQFTGVRLADDA
- a CDS encoding FMN-dependent NADH-azoreductase, giving the protein MNILQIDSSVLGDNSVSRSLTASVVADLVAANPAATVTVRDLDQDAPAHLSGNLLPVLGGPKDGLNAVQQAELQRTEQWLAEFLAADVLVVGVPQYNFSIPSQLKAWIDRIAQAGRTFKYTENGPVGLAGGKRVIVVSSRGGVRQDANELDLHEKTVDVVFRFLGITDITYVRAHGVAMGPQFREAALASARTEIAALNDASRLAA
- a CDS encoding LysR family transcriptional regulator, encoding MQDLNDLSLFAQVVEHGSFSAASRATGVPKSRLSRRIAQLERDLGVQLLRRTTRQVRVTPLGESFYERCRAMLNEAEAAREVIEQAREQPGGTLRVSCPIAIAQILLAPAIGHFMRANPAVRIELETTNRRVDVIGEGFDLALRVREVMEDSSLAVRTFGESELMLVASPSLLDSIGRPRTPQALDGMPGVGQQPHDGKHAWTLRCKTGDSIQIAYDPRLVTDEFALLREAAIAGVGVAMLPRMFCRDALENGELELALPQYDMPVGTLHAVFPSRKGVTPATRRFLDFLGEVLPECAHKAGMQEPRPPSMHRVV